One Rhodobacteraceae bacterium M385 genomic region harbors:
- a CDS encoding Glu/Leu/Phe/Val dehydrogenase: protein MTTNRAEPSFRQSVDLMFNRAAALLELPPGLEEKIRVCNSTYTVRFGVKLRGEVRTFTGYRSVHSEHTEPVKGGIRYSLGVNQDEVEALAALMTYKCALVEAPFGGSKGGLCIDPREYDADELEKITRRFAYELIKRDLIDPAQNVPAPDMGTGEREMAIMADQYARMNTTDINARACVTGKPPHAGGIQGRVEATGRGVQYALQEFFRHPEDVAKAGLSGSLDGKRVIVQGLGNVGYHAAKFLSEEDGSIVTHVIERDGAIHNADGIDIDDLRHWIAEHNGVKNYPNGSYHENGTAALEEACDILIPAALEGVINLDNAARIKAPLIIEAANGPVTAGANDILLEKGAVIIPDLYANAGGVTVSYFEWVKNLSHIRFGRMQRRQEEARHQLIVDELERLDKHLGGAWSMTPDFKQKYLRGAGELELVRSGLDDTMREAYAAMREVWYERDDVHDLRTAGFLVSISRVASSYQAKGI from the coding sequence ATGACGACCAACCGGGCAGAGCCCAGTTTCCGACAATCCGTCGATTTGATGTTCAACCGCGCAGCGGCGTTGTTGGAGCTTCCACCGGGTCTGGAAGAGAAGATTCGCGTTTGTAATTCCACCTATACGGTCCGTTTTGGGGTGAAATTGCGCGGGGAAGTGCGCACGTTTACCGGCTACCGCTCGGTCCATTCCGAACATACGGAACCGGTGAAAGGGGGCATCCGCTACTCCCTTGGCGTGAACCAGGATGAGGTAGAGGCGCTGGCCGCCCTGATGACCTATAAGTGCGCTTTGGTGGAGGCTCCGTTTGGCGGCTCCAAGGGCGGGTTGTGTATCGACCCACGGGAATACGATGCCGATGAGCTGGAGAAAATCACCCGCCGTTTCGCCTACGAGCTGATTAAGCGTGACCTGATTGACCCGGCCCAGAACGTCCCCGCCCCGGATATGGGGACGGGAGAGCGGGAAATGGCGATCATGGCCGATCAATATGCGCGCATGAACACCACAGACATCAACGCGCGCGCCTGTGTGACAGGCAAGCCCCCCCACGCCGGCGGCATCCAAGGCCGGGTAGAGGCGACGGGGCGCGGCGTGCAATATGCGTTGCAGGAATTCTTCCGCCACCCCGAAGATGTCGCCAAGGCGGGGCTCAGTGGATCACTGGATGGCAAGCGCGTGATCGTGCAGGGCCTTGGCAACGTGGGCTACCACGCGGCAAAGTTTTTGAGCGAGGAAGACGGTAGCATCGTCACCCACGTGATTGAACGCGACGGAGCCATTCACAACGCCGACGGCATTGATATCGACGATCTGCGCCATTGGATTGCGGAGCATAATGGCGTGAAGAACTATCCCAACGGGAGCTACCATGAGAATGGAACAGCGGCGTTGGAAGAAGCGTGCGACATCCTCATCCCCGCCGCATTGGAGGGGGTGATTAACCTCGACAACGCCGCCAGAATCAAAGCGCCGCTGATTATTGAGGCCGCCAATGGCCCAGTGACGGCAGGGGCGAATGATATCTTGTTGGAGAAAGGCGCGGTTATTATCCCTGACCTCTATGCCAACGCGGGCGGCGTGACGGTGTCCTATTTTGAGTGGGTGAAAAACTTGAGCCATATCCGTTTTGGTCGGATGCAACGGCGCCAGGAAGAAGCTCGCCACCAGTTGATCGTCGACGAACTGGAGCGATTGGACAAGCATCTGGGCGGCGCGTGGTCCATGACACCGGACTTCAAGCAGAAGTATCTACGCGGAGCCGGAGAGTTGGAGCTGGTTCGCTCAGGTCTGGATGACACCATGCGAGAGGCCTATGCCGCGATGCGTGAGGTCTGGTATGAGCGCGACGATGTGCACGATCTGCGCACGGCAGGCTTCCTTGTGTCGATCAGCCGGGTCGCGTCGAGCTATCAAGCGAAAGGGATCTGA